One region of Triticum aestivum cultivar Chinese Spring chromosome 6B, IWGSC CS RefSeq v2.1, whole genome shotgun sequence genomic DNA includes:
- the LOC123137770 gene encoding ATP-dependent zinc metalloprotease FTSH 7, chloroplastic isoform X2 codes for MASAAAETLVSLPIVPPSRSLLRPLRRRPAYRGSAASVRLSAVPPRGLGFALIHRRIRCPPAARANVERDGDGASGSGEASSTGDGDRDAAAEQGSDSAGTSTPSAAATPPSPPSSSKRGENKWRRRVAKGGGVGRWFWEPIVQGREMGFLLLQLGFAIFALRMLRPEITLPGSEPRPQTTYISVPYSDFLASIDKDQVKKVEVDGVHVMFRLRPEVEASVVEQPQTQADGVADNAAISRRIVFTTTRPVDIKTPYEKMVENSVEFGSPDRRSGGMLNSALVALIYVVLIAVVLQRLPISFSQQSTGQLRNRKNLNSGGAKVSETADIVTFADVAGVDEAKEELEEIVEFLRNPEKYIRLGARPPRGVLLVGLPGTGKTLLAKAVAGEAEVPFISCSASEFVELYVGMGAARVRELFARAKKESPSIIFIDEIDAVAKSRDGRYRIVSNDEREQTLNQLLTEMDGFDTNSAVIVLGATNRADVLDPALRRPGRFDRVVTVEAPDKFGRESILKVHANRKELPLGKDVDLSGIAAMTTGFTGADLANLVNEAALLAGRSNKEIVEKIDFISAVERSIAGIEKKHVKLKGNEKAVVARHEVGHAVVGTAVANLLPGQPRVEKLSILPRSGGALGFTYTPPTTEDRYLLFVDELRGRLVTLLGGRAAEEIVLAGRVSTGALDDIRRATDMAYKAVAEYGLNQRIGPISLATLSNGGLDDSGGSPFGRDQGHLVDLVQGEVKALLQSALEVALSVIRANPAVLEGLGAYLEENEKVEGEELQEWLKSVVASEELTSFITGKQEHVLQLEVGP; via the exons atggcctccgccgccgccgaaacCCTCGTCTCGCTCCCCATCGTGCCCCCCTCCCGGTCGCTCCTCCGCCCCCTCCGCAGGCGACCTGCTTACAGAGGCAGCGCCGCGTCGGTCCGCCTGTCTGCCGTGCCGCCCCGGGGCCTCGGGTTCGCCCTCATCCATCGCCGCATTCgctgcccgccggcggcgcgtgcCAACGTCGagcgcgacggcgacggcgccTCCGGGTCGGGAGAGGCCTCGTCCACCGGGGACGGCGACCGCGACGCGGCGGCGGAGCAAGGGAGTGATAGCGCGGGCACGAGCACCCCCAGCGCGGCcgcgacgccgccgtcgccgccctcttcGTCCAAGAGAGGGGAAAACAAGTGGCGCCGGCGGGTGGCTAAGGGCGGCGGTGTTGGCCGATGGTTTTGGGAGCCCATAGTGCAGGGCCGGGAGATGGGGTTCCTCCTGCTACAGCTCGGGTTTGCCATATTCGCCCTCCGCATGCTGCGGCCGGAGATCACGTTGCCTGGCTCAGAGCCCCGGCcgcagaccacatacatcagcgtCCCCTACAGCGACTTCCTGGCGAGCATTGATAAGGACCAGGTGAAAAAGGTTGAGGTGGACGGGGTGCACGTTATGTTCCGGCTCCGTCCCGAGGTTGAGGCCAGTGTGGTGGAGCAGCCACAAACACAAGCAGATGGCGTTGCTGATAATGCTGCCATTTCGAGGAGAATCGTCTTCACGACGACACGGCCAGTGGACATTAAGACTCCATATGAGAAGATGGTGGAGAATAGTGTTGAGTTTGGGTCGCCAGATAGGAGGTCCGGCGGCATGCTCAATTCAGCTTTG GTGGCTCTTATTTATGTTGTATTAATTGCAGTAGTTCTTCAGCGACTGCCAATAAGCTTTTCTCAG CAATCAACAGGCCAGCTGAGGAATCGAAAGAATTTGAACTCTGGTGGGGCAAAAGTTTCAGAAACTGCCGATATAGTTACATTCGCTGATGTGGCTGGAGTTGACGAGGCCAAAGAAGAGTTGGAAGAAATTGTG GAGTTCCTAAGGAACCCAGAAAAATATATTCGTCTTGGTGCACGTCCTCCTCGAGGTGTCTTGTTG GTGGGCCTTCCAGGAACTGGAAAGACACTCCTTGCTAAAGCTGTAGCAGGGGAAGCGGAAGTTCCTTTCATAAGTTGTTCTGCAAGTGAATTTGTGGAGCTATATGTAGGCATGGGAGCAGCTCGAGTACGTGAACTATTTGCTAGGGCCAAAAAGGAATCACCGTCAATTATTTTTATTGATGAG ATTGATGCCGTGGCAAAAAGTCGTGATGGCCGGTACCGTATCGTCAGCAATGATGAGCGTGAGCAGACACTAAATCAACTGCTCACG gaAATGGATGGTTTTGATACCAACTCAGCTGTCATTGTACTTGGAGCAACAAACAGGGCAGATGTTTTGGATCCTGCCCTTCGGCGCCCAGGGAGATTTGACCGTGTAGTCACG GTTGAAGCTCCCGATAAGTTTGGAAGAGAATCTATCCTGAAAGTTCATGCGAACAGAAAAGAGCTTCCGCTTGGTAAAGATGTAGATCTCAGCGGCATTGCTGCAATGACAACTGGTTTTACAGG GGCAGACCTTGCTAATTTAGTGAATGAAGCTGCTTTGTTGGCTGGTAGATCAAATAAAGAAATAGTGGAAAAGATCGACTTCATCAGCGCTGTTGAGCGCTCTATAGCT GGCATAGAGAAAAAACATGTAAAGCTGAAGGGCAATGAAAAGGCTGTTGTTGCACGGCATGAAGTTGGTCATGCAGTTGTGGGAACTGCTGTAGCAAATCTGTTGCCAGGCCAGCCACGTGTGGAG AAATTGAGTATACTGCCGAGGTCAGGAGGTGCATTAGGCTTTACATACACTCCTCCCACGACAGAAGATAGATATTTGCTCTTTGTTGATGAACTGCGTGGACGTCTGGTAACGCTTCTGGGTGGGCGGGCAGCAGAGGAAATAGTTCTAGCAGGACGGGTTTCTACTGGGGCACTTGATGACATCAGGCGTGCAACTGACATGGCTTACAAAGCCGTGGCAGAGTATGGTCTTAATCAGCGCATAGGCCCAATATCACTAGCTACATTGTCAAATGGTGGGCTAGATGATTCTGGAGGCTCTCCATTTGGAAGGGACCAG GGCCATCTGGTTGATCTTGTCCAAGGGGAAGTAAAAGCACTTCTACAGTCAGCACTTGAAGTTGCTCTTTCAGTTATTCGTGCTAATCCAGCAGTTTTGGAAGGACTTGGAGCATATTTAGAAG AGAATGAAAAGGTTGAAGGCGAGGAACTACAAGAGTGGCTTAAGTCTGTCGTTGCCTCAGAAGAATTGACCTCTTTTATTACAGGAAAGCAAGAACATGTTCTTCAGCTGGAAGTAGGCCCCTAG
- the LOC123137770 gene encoding ATP-dependent zinc metalloprotease FTSH 7, chloroplastic isoform X1, with amino-acid sequence MASAAAETLVSLPIVPPSRSLLRPLRRRPAYRGSAASVRLSAVPPRGLGFALIHRRIRCPPAARANVERDGDGASGSGEASSTGDGDRDAAAEQGSDSAGTSTPSAAATPPSPPSSSKRGENKWRRRVAKGGGVGRWFWEPIVQGREMGFLLLQLGFAIFALRMLRPEITLPGSEPRPQTTYISVPYSDFLASIDKDQVKKVEVDGVHVMFRLRPEVEASVVEQPQTQADGVADNAAISRRIVFTTTRPVDIKTPYEKMVENSVEFGSPDRRSGGMLNSALVALIYVVLIAVVLQRLPISFSQTLFLVYYQQSTGQLRNRKNLNSGGAKVSETADIVTFADVAGVDEAKEELEEIVEFLRNPEKYIRLGARPPRGVLLVGLPGTGKTLLAKAVAGEAEVPFISCSASEFVELYVGMGAARVRELFARAKKESPSIIFIDEIDAVAKSRDGRYRIVSNDEREQTLNQLLTEMDGFDTNSAVIVLGATNRADVLDPALRRPGRFDRVVTVEAPDKFGRESILKVHANRKELPLGKDVDLSGIAAMTTGFTGADLANLVNEAALLAGRSNKEIVEKIDFISAVERSIAGIEKKHVKLKGNEKAVVARHEVGHAVVGTAVANLLPGQPRVEKLSILPRSGGALGFTYTPPTTEDRYLLFVDELRGRLVTLLGGRAAEEIVLAGRVSTGALDDIRRATDMAYKAVAEYGLNQRIGPISLATLSNGGLDDSGGSPFGRDQGHLVDLVQGEVKALLQSALEVALSVIRANPAVLEGLGAYLEENEKVEGEELQEWLKSVVASEELTSFITGKQEHVLQLEVGP; translated from the exons atggcctccgccgccgccgaaacCCTCGTCTCGCTCCCCATCGTGCCCCCCTCCCGGTCGCTCCTCCGCCCCCTCCGCAGGCGACCTGCTTACAGAGGCAGCGCCGCGTCGGTCCGCCTGTCTGCCGTGCCGCCCCGGGGCCTCGGGTTCGCCCTCATCCATCGCCGCATTCgctgcccgccggcggcgcgtgcCAACGTCGagcgcgacggcgacggcgccTCCGGGTCGGGAGAGGCCTCGTCCACCGGGGACGGCGACCGCGACGCGGCGGCGGAGCAAGGGAGTGATAGCGCGGGCACGAGCACCCCCAGCGCGGCcgcgacgccgccgtcgccgccctcttcGTCCAAGAGAGGGGAAAACAAGTGGCGCCGGCGGGTGGCTAAGGGCGGCGGTGTTGGCCGATGGTTTTGGGAGCCCATAGTGCAGGGCCGGGAGATGGGGTTCCTCCTGCTACAGCTCGGGTTTGCCATATTCGCCCTCCGCATGCTGCGGCCGGAGATCACGTTGCCTGGCTCAGAGCCCCGGCcgcagaccacatacatcagcgtCCCCTACAGCGACTTCCTGGCGAGCATTGATAAGGACCAGGTGAAAAAGGTTGAGGTGGACGGGGTGCACGTTATGTTCCGGCTCCGTCCCGAGGTTGAGGCCAGTGTGGTGGAGCAGCCACAAACACAAGCAGATGGCGTTGCTGATAATGCTGCCATTTCGAGGAGAATCGTCTTCACGACGACACGGCCAGTGGACATTAAGACTCCATATGAGAAGATGGTGGAGAATAGTGTTGAGTTTGGGTCGCCAGATAGGAGGTCCGGCGGCATGCTCAATTCAGCTTTG GTGGCTCTTATTTATGTTGTATTAATTGCAGTAGTTCTTCAGCGACTGCCAATAAGCTTTTCTCAG ACATTATTTCTTGTGTATTACCAGCAATCAACAGGCCAGCTGAGGAATCGAAAGAATTTGAACTCTGGTGGGGCAAAAGTTTCAGAAACTGCCGATATAGTTACATTCGCTGATGTGGCTGGAGTTGACGAGGCCAAAGAAGAGTTGGAAGAAATTGTG GAGTTCCTAAGGAACCCAGAAAAATATATTCGTCTTGGTGCACGTCCTCCTCGAGGTGTCTTGTTG GTGGGCCTTCCAGGAACTGGAAAGACACTCCTTGCTAAAGCTGTAGCAGGGGAAGCGGAAGTTCCTTTCATAAGTTGTTCTGCAAGTGAATTTGTGGAGCTATATGTAGGCATGGGAGCAGCTCGAGTACGTGAACTATTTGCTAGGGCCAAAAAGGAATCACCGTCAATTATTTTTATTGATGAG ATTGATGCCGTGGCAAAAAGTCGTGATGGCCGGTACCGTATCGTCAGCAATGATGAGCGTGAGCAGACACTAAATCAACTGCTCACG gaAATGGATGGTTTTGATACCAACTCAGCTGTCATTGTACTTGGAGCAACAAACAGGGCAGATGTTTTGGATCCTGCCCTTCGGCGCCCAGGGAGATTTGACCGTGTAGTCACG GTTGAAGCTCCCGATAAGTTTGGAAGAGAATCTATCCTGAAAGTTCATGCGAACAGAAAAGAGCTTCCGCTTGGTAAAGATGTAGATCTCAGCGGCATTGCTGCAATGACAACTGGTTTTACAGG GGCAGACCTTGCTAATTTAGTGAATGAAGCTGCTTTGTTGGCTGGTAGATCAAATAAAGAAATAGTGGAAAAGATCGACTTCATCAGCGCTGTTGAGCGCTCTATAGCT GGCATAGAGAAAAAACATGTAAAGCTGAAGGGCAATGAAAAGGCTGTTGTTGCACGGCATGAAGTTGGTCATGCAGTTGTGGGAACTGCTGTAGCAAATCTGTTGCCAGGCCAGCCACGTGTGGAG AAATTGAGTATACTGCCGAGGTCAGGAGGTGCATTAGGCTTTACATACACTCCTCCCACGACAGAAGATAGATATTTGCTCTTTGTTGATGAACTGCGTGGACGTCTGGTAACGCTTCTGGGTGGGCGGGCAGCAGAGGAAATAGTTCTAGCAGGACGGGTTTCTACTGGGGCACTTGATGACATCAGGCGTGCAACTGACATGGCTTACAAAGCCGTGGCAGAGTATGGTCTTAATCAGCGCATAGGCCCAATATCACTAGCTACATTGTCAAATGGTGGGCTAGATGATTCTGGAGGCTCTCCATTTGGAAGGGACCAG GGCCATCTGGTTGATCTTGTCCAAGGGGAAGTAAAAGCACTTCTACAGTCAGCACTTGAAGTTGCTCTTTCAGTTATTCGTGCTAATCCAGCAGTTTTGGAAGGACTTGGAGCATATTTAGAAG AGAATGAAAAGGTTGAAGGCGAGGAACTACAAGAGTGGCTTAAGTCTGTCGTTGCCTCAGAAGAATTGACCTCTTTTATTACAGGAAAGCAAGAACATGTTCTTCAGCTGGAAGTAGGCCCCTAG
- the LOC123137773 gene encoding cytochrome b5 has translation MAGGGKVYSFQEVRKHSQRKDCWLIISGKVYDVTPFMEEHPGGDEVLLACTGKDATADFEDIGHSDAAKELMPQYCIGEVDAATIPAKLAHAVLPAKGAAAAPAPRASTGQGVWLTVLQLALPLLLVAMAFALQNFAKTKTE, from the exons ATGGCGGGGGGAGGGAAGGTGTACTCGTTCCAAGAGGTGCGGAAGCACAGCCAGCGCAAGGATTGCTGGCTCATCATCTCCGGCAAG GTGTACGACGTGACGCCCTTCATGGAGGAGCACCCGGGCGGCGACGAGGTCCTGCTGGCGTGCACCG GCAAGGACGCGACGGCCGACTTCGAGGACATCGGCCACTCGGACGCCGCCAAGGAGCTGATGCCGCAGTACTGCATCGGGGAGGTCGACGCCGCCACCATCCCGGCCAAGCTCGCACACGCCGTCCTCCCCGCCAAGGGggcagcggcggctccggcgccACGCGCGAGCACGGGCCAGGGCGTCTGGCTAACGGTGCTGCAGCTCGCCCTGCCCCTCCTGCTGGTGGCCATGGCCTTCGCGCTTCAGAACTTCGCCAAAACCAAAACAGAGTAG
- the LOC123137771 gene encoding uncharacterized protein isoform X1: MMFYLMHSAKKRRFIHFATKKETTSKRQTRRSVNSSLIYIALGDSMLYVSWSFKQSIVRRRSRSAQTKFHPASVSGHYSPQHVVAFMDGEECNSTWYHTQNTRQKPSSPPWLPELIGCAEGEASVNVDDMDGERLAKWRRMVFEDARQDHVICF, encoded by the exons ATGATGTTCTACTTGATGCACTCTGCAAAGAAAAGAAGGTTCATACACTTCGCAACAAAAAAAG AAACTACATCAAAGCGTCAGACGAGAAGATCCGTGAACTCATCGCTCATCTACATCGCATTGGGTGATAGTATGTTGTATGTTTCCTG GTCCTTCAAACAGTCTATTGTGCGTCGAAGGTCGCGTTCAGCACAGACAAAATTCCACCCAGCCTCGGTG AGTGGCCATTATTCACCGCAACATGTGGTTGCCTTTATGGATGGGGAAGAATGCAACTCTACTTGGTACCACACACAAAATACAAGGCAGAAGCCGTCGTCGCCTCCATGGCTGCCAGAGTTGATTGGGTGTGCGGAAGGCGAAGCTTCGGTCAATGTCGACGACATGGACGGTGAGCGGTTGGCCAAGTGGAGGAGGATGGTCTTCGAGGATGCCAGGCAGGACCACGTTATTTGCTTCTAG
- the LOC123137771 gene encoding uncharacterized protein isoform X2, with translation MMFYLMHSAKKRRFIHFATKKETTSKRQTRRSVNSSLIYIALGDSMLSFKQSIVRRRSRSAQTKFHPASVSGHYSPQHVVAFMDGEECNSTWYHTQNTRQKPSSPPWLPELIGCAEGEASVNVDDMDGERLAKWRRMVFEDARQDHVICF, from the exons ATGATGTTCTACTTGATGCACTCTGCAAAGAAAAGAAGGTTCATACACTTCGCAACAAAAAAAG AAACTACATCAAAGCGTCAGACGAGAAGATCCGTGAACTCATCGCTCATCTACATCGCATTGGGTGATAGTATGTT GTCCTTCAAACAGTCTATTGTGCGTCGAAGGTCGCGTTCAGCACAGACAAAATTCCACCCAGCCTCGGTG AGTGGCCATTATTCACCGCAACATGTGGTTGCCTTTATGGATGGGGAAGAATGCAACTCTACTTGGTACCACACACAAAATACAAGGCAGAAGCCGTCGTCGCCTCCATGGCTGCCAGAGTTGATTGGGTGTGCGGAAGGCGAAGCTTCGGTCAATGTCGACGACATGGACGGTGAGCGGTTGGCCAAGTGGAGGAGGATGGTCTTCGAGGATGCCAGGCAGGACCACGTTATTTGCTTCTAG
- the LOC123137769 gene encoding metal-nicotianamine transporter YSL2, producing the protein MEVTPARGVATEIEQCEAGGGVEPEPAPAASAQHEERVPPWRVQITARGLVAALLIGFVLTVIILKLALSTGIIPTLNVSAALLAFLALRGWTHVLGRLGVPSRPFTRQENTVVQTCAVACYSMGFGGGFGSSLLALNKKTYELAGVSTPGNAPASYKEPGFGWMAGFLLAISFVGLLNLLPLRKALVIDYKLTYPSGTATAVLINGFHTPQGEKNAKMQVRGFLRSFGISLIWSFFQWFYTGGQSCGFLQFPTFGLKAWKQTFFFDFSLTYVGAGMICSHLVNLSTLFGAVLSWGIMWPLISKQKGIWYPANVPESSMTSLFGYKSFMCVALIMGDGLYHFIKLTGITAKSLHAQYNRKHVKRAANEDTVSFDDLQRNEVFTREYIPNWLAYAGYASLSIIAIIVIPIMFQQAKWYYVVVAYVLAPVLGFSNAYGTGLTDMSMSYNYGKIALFIFAAWGGKDDGVIAGLVGCAIVKQLVQVSADLMHDYKTGHLTLTSPRSLLVGQAIGTVMGCIIAPSTFLLFYKAFDIGNPDGYWKAPYALIYRNMAILGVEGFSALPKRCLELSASCFAFSVLVNLVRDFSPQKYRKYVPLPMAMAVPFLVGANFAIDMCVGSLVVFSWHKMKKKKAKLLVPAVASGFICGDGIWMFPSSLLSLAKVNPPICMKFTPGS; encoded by the exons ATGGAAGTCACTCCCGCGCGGGGCGTGGCGACCGAGATTGAGCAgtgcgaggccggcggcggcgtggaGCCGGAGCCGGCGCCGGCCGCGTCCGCGCAGCACGAGGAGCGCGTGCCGCCGTGGCGCGTGCAGATAACGGCGCGGGGCCTGGTGGCGGCGCTGCTCATCGGCTTCGTCCTCACCGTCATCATCCTCAAGCTCGCGCTCTCCACGGGCATCATCCCCACGCTCAACGTCTCCGCCGCGCTGCTCGCCTTCCTCGCGCTCCGCGGGTGGACGCACGTGCTCGGGCGCCTCGGCGTCCCCTCCCGCCCCTTCACTCGTCAGGAGAACACCGTCGTCCAGACCTGCGCCGTCGCCTGCTACTCCATGGGGTTCGGCG GTGGGTTCGGGTCGTCGTTGCTGGCTCTGAACAAGAAGACGTACGAGCTTGCCGGGGTGAGCACGCCGGGCAACGCGCCGGCGAGCTATAAGGAGCCCGGGTTCGGGTGGATGGCCGGATTCCTATTAGCCATCAGCTTCGTGGGGCTCCTCAACTTGCTTCCGCTCAGAAAG GCTTTGGTCATAGATTACAAATTGACTTATCCAAGCGGGACTGCAACTGCTGTACTCATAAACGGATTCCatacccctcagggagaaaagaaCGCAAA AATGCAGGTCCGCGGATTCCTGAGGAGCTTCGGGATCAGCCTCATATGGAGCTTCTTCCAGTGGTTCTACACAGGTGGCCAGAGTTGTGGGTTTCTACAATTCCCTACTTTTGGTCTAAAGGCTTGGAAGCAAAC GTTCTTCTTTGATTTTAGTCTCACATATGTCGGCGCGGGGATGATCTGCTCACACCTTGTAAACCTATCCACACTTTTCGGTGCGGTACTTTCTTGGGGAATAATGTGGCCACTCATCAGCAAACAAAAGGGCATTTGGTACCCGGCAAATGTACCAGAAAGCAGCATGACTAGCTTGTTTGGTTACAAG TCCTTCATGTGTGTAGCTCTGATCATGGGGGATGGCCTCTATCACTTCATCAAACTCACAGGCATCACTGCTAAGAGTCTGCATGCACAATACAACCGTAAACATGTTAAGAGAG CGGCAAATGAGGATACAGTTTCATTTGATGATTTGCAGCGCAATGAGGTCTTCACCAGGGAATACATTCCAAACTGGCTAGCGTATGCCGGATATGCCTCATTAAGCATCATTGCTATAATTGTCATACCGATAATGTTCCAGCAGGCCAAGTGGTACTATGTCGTTGTAGCTTATGTGCTTGCTCCCGTGCTGGGGTTCTCCAATGCCTATGGAACTGGGCTCACTGACATGAGCATGAGCTATAATTATGGCAAGATTGCTCTCTTCATCTTTGCAGCCTGGGGAGGGAAGGATGATGGTGTCATTGCCGGCCTTGTTGGTTGTGCGATAGTGAAGCAGCTAGTGCAAGTCTCCGCAGATCTGATGCATGACTACAAGACGGGCCATCTGACACTGACATCACCGAGATCACTGCTTGTCGGGCAGGCCATTGGTACAGTCATGGGCTGCATCATCGCGCCGTCTACGTTTTTGCTCTTCTACAAAGCATTTGATATTGGAAACCCAGACGGATACTGGAAGGCTCCGTACGCGCTGATATACCGGAACATGGCCATTCTCGGCGTCGAGGGCTTCTCTGCACTGCCAAAGCGTTGCCTTGAACTGTCTGCTTCTTGCTTCGCATTTTCTGTGCTCGTGAACCTTGTCAGGGACTTCTCGCCACAAAAGTACCGGAAGTACGTTCCCCTTCCGATGGCGATGGCTGTGCCGTTCCTAGTTGGCGCCAACTTTGCCATTGACATGTGTGTGGGGAGCTTGGTAGTCTTCAGCTGGCACAAGATGAAGAAAAAGAAGGCTAAGCTGCTGGTGCCTGCAGTTGCCTCTGGTTTTATCTGTGGAGATGGTATATGGATGTTTCCTTCTTCCTTGCTTTCCCTTGCTAAGGTTAACCCGCCCATCTGCATGAAGTTCACACCGGGAAGCTAG